One window of the Cryptomeria japonica chromosome 7, Sugi_1.0, whole genome shotgun sequence genome contains the following:
- the LOC131856964 gene encoding lectin-like protein At1g53070, with the protein MVPYSSDPSRSGHGMAFIITPSKSPVENSSTQYLGLLNNSNIGNPDNHVFAIEFDTVESSDVKDINNNHVGVDLNDLKSVKSETAGYRIGNQFHELDLNSGQNIQAWIDYDHT; encoded by the coding sequence ATGGTTCCTTATTCTTCCGATCCTTCACGCAGCGGGCATGGAATGGCCTTTATCATAACGCCCAGCAAGTCACCTGTGGAAAATTCATCAACACAGTACCTCGGATTGTTGAATAATTCAAACATTGGGAACCCTGACAATCATGTCTTTGCCATTGAGTTCGACACAGTCGAAAGCAGCGATGTCAAAGACATCAACAACAATCATGTGGGTGTGGATCTCAACGACCTCAAATCGGTAAAGTCTGAAACTGCCGGCTACAGGATTGGCAACCAATTTCATGAACTAGATCTCAATAGTGGACAGAATATTCAGGCGTGGATCGATTACGATCATACCTAG